The Hahella sp. HNIBRBA332 genome window below encodes:
- a CDS encoding host attachment protein, whose protein sequence is MTTWVLAADTTHARLFSCDTPKGALQELETLTHPINRLMEQEIVSDRNGGMMNGSGNHSYGEADRKKHEEVERFAKRVNERLNEGLNKKQYDKLYILSEPTFLGVLRRQMNANVRHCVAAEVDKNLTVHPIKDIRGHLPDYL, encoded by the coding sequence ATGACTACATGGGTACTAGCGGCGGACACCACCCACGCCAGACTGTTTTCCTGCGACACCCCGAAAGGCGCGTTACAGGAACTGGAAACCCTCACCCACCCTATCAACCGACTGATGGAACAGGAAATCGTCTCAGACCGCAACGGCGGAATGATGAACGGCTCAGGCAACCACTCCTACGGCGAAGCGGATCGTAAAAAGCATGAAGAAGTAGAGAGATTCGCCAAGCGCGTCAATGAGCGCCTGAACGAAGGGCTCAACAAAAAGCAGTATGACAAGTTGTACATTCTCTCCGAACCCACCTTTCTGGGCGTGTTAAGACGTCAGATGAACGCCAACGTGCGTCATTGCGTGGCGGCGGAGGTCGATAAAAATCTCACCGTGCACCCGATCAAGGACATCCGGGGACATCTGCCGGACTATTTATAA